A window of the Lolium perenne isolate Kyuss_39 chromosome 7, Kyuss_2.0, whole genome shotgun sequence genome harbors these coding sequences:
- the LOC127313213 gene encoding probable phospholipid-transporting ATPase 4, whose amino-acid sequence MARARKRDRLRWSKLYTFSCFRHPHTDEGGGGGAGPSAASGSPVGGPGFSRVVHCNNSILHRRKPLKYPTNYISTTKYNVLTFLPKAIFEQFRRVANLYFLLTAILSLTPVCPFSPVSMIAPLAFVVGLSMIKEALEDWRRFMQDMKVNNRKVSVHKGDGEFGFRHWEDLCVGDVVRVEKDQFFPADLLLLSSSYEDGICYVETMNLDGETNLKLKRSLEVTLPLEEDDTYKDFRGVIRCEDPNPSLYTFIGNLEYERQIYSIDPFQILLRDSKLRNTAFIYGVVIFTGHDSKVMQNSTESPSKRSRIEKKMDLVIYILFTVLVLISLISSIGFAVRIKLDLPRWWYLQPEKSNKLDDPTRPALSGIFHLITALILYGYLIPISLYVSIEVVKVAQAHFINQDLHMFDEETGNTAQARTSNLNEELGQVHTILSDKTGTLTCNQMDFLKCSIAGVSYGVRASEVERAAAKQMASGAGDDQDISLEDVWENTEDEIQLLEGVNFSAGNTQKPSIKGFSFEDSRLMQGNWTKEPNSSMVLLFFRILALCHTAIPEVNEETGALTYEAESPDEGAFLVAAREFGFEFSKRTQSSIFIKEKYTSSNGTTEREFKILNLLEFNSKRKRMTVILKDEDDRIFLLCKGADTIIFDRLAKNGRLYEPDTTKHLNEYGEAGLRTLALSYRMLEESEYASWNAEFLQAKTSIGPDRELQLERVADLIERELILVGATAVEDKLQTGVPQCIDRLAQAGLKIWVLTGDKMETAINIGYACSLLRQGMKRISLSTTAGDQVAQDAQKAAKESLMLQIANGSQMVKLEKDPDAAFALIIDGKALTFALEDDMKHMFLNLATECASVICCRVSPRQKALVTRLVKEGLGKTTLAIGDGANDVGMIQEADIGVGISGVEGMQAVMASDFSISQFRFLERLLVVHGHWCYKRIAQMICYFFYKNITFGLTIFYFEAFAGFSGQSVYDDWFMLLFNVVLTSLPVISLGVFEQDVSAEICLQFPALYQQGPNNLFFDWYRILGWMGNGLYSSLAIFFLNICIFYDQAIRSGGQTADMASVGTTMFSCIIWAVNIQIALTMSHFTWIQHVFVWGSIGTWYVFIIAYGMALKSRDNYQIMLEVLGPAPLYWAATLLVTAACNIPYLIHISYQRSCNPLDHHVIQEIKYLRKDVEDETMWKRERSKARQRTKIGFTARVDAKIKQIKGRLHKKSPSLTIHTVA is encoded by the exons ATGGCCCGTGCGCGGAAGCGCGACCGCCTGCGGTGGAGCAAGCTCTACACCTTCTCCTGCTTCCGCCACCCGCACACcgacgagggcggcggcggcggcgcggggccctccgccgccagcggcagccccgtGGGCGGGCCGGGCTTCTCGCGCGTCGTGCACTGCAACAACTCCATCCTGCACCGCCGGAAGCCGCTCAAGTACCCCACCAACTACATCTCCACCACCAAGTACAACGTGCTCACCTTCCTGCCCAAGGCCATCTTCGAGCAGTTCCGCCGCGTCGCCAACCTCTACTTCCTCCTCACCGCCATCCTCTCCCTCACCCCCGTCTGCCCCTTCTCCCCCGTCAGCATGATCGCGCCGCTCGCCTTCGTCGTCGGCCTCAGCATGATCAAGGAGGCGCTCGAGGACTGGCGCAGGTTCATGCAGGACATGAAGGTCAACAACCGCAAGGTCAGCGTGCACAAGGGCGACGGCGAGTTCGGCTTCAGGCACTGGGAGGACCTCTGCGTCGGCGACGTCGTCAGGGTCGAGAAGGACCAGTTCTTCCCCGCCGActtgctgctcctctcctccagcTACGAGGACGGCATCTGCTACGTCGAGACCATGAATCTCGACGGCGAGACCAACCTCAAGCTCAAGAGGTCGCTCGAGGTTACCCTGCCGTTGGAAGAGGATGACACCTATAAGGATTTCCGGGGAGTCATAAGGTGTGAGGACCCCAACCCAAGCCTCTACACGTTCATCGGTAACCTCGAATACGAGAGGCAGATATACTCCATCGACCCGTTTCAGATACTTCTCAGGGACTCCAAGCTCAGGAACACAGCCTTCATCTATGGGGTTGTCATTTTCACTGGGCACGACAGCAAGGTGATGCAGAATTCTACAGAGTCCCCGTCAAAGAGGAGCAGGATCGAGAAGAAGATGGATCTGGTCATATACATTTTGTTCACTGTCCTGGTGCTAATATCCCTCATCAGTTCCATCGGTTTCGCGGTCAGGATCAAGCTTGATTTGCCCAGATGGTGGTACTTGCAGCCTGAGAAGTCCAACAAGTTGGACGATCCAACACGCCCTGCTCTTTCTGGGATATTCCATCTCATCACAGCGCTCATTCTCTATGGGTATTTGATTCCCATCTCGCTGTATGTCTCGATTGAAGTCGTCAAGGTAGCACAAGCACATTTCATTAACCAGGATCTTCACATGTTTGATGAGGAGACTGGCAACACTGCTCAGGCCCGTACGTCCAACTTGAACGAGGAGCTTGGCCAAGTTCATACAATTTTGTCTGATAAAACGGGCACTTTGACCTGCAATCAGATGGATTTCTTGAAGTGTTCGATTGCTGGGGTATCATACGGTGTGCGAGCGAGTGAAGTTGAAAGGGCTGCTGCAAAGCAGATGGCGTCTGGTGCTGGTGATGACCAGGATATTTCTCTAGAAGATGTATGGGAGAATACTGAGGACGAAATCCAGCTATTGGAAGGAGTTAACTTCAGCGCGGGAAATACTCAAAAGCCCTCGATAAAAGGCTTCAGTTTTGAGGATAGCCGTCTTATGCAGGGGAACTGGACCAAGGAACCAAATTCTTCCatggttcttctcttcttccggATACTTGCTCTTTGTCACACTGCAATCCCAGAGGTGAATGAGGAGACTGGTGCTCTTACCTATGAAGCAGAATCACCTGACGAGGGGGCTTTTCTTGTGGCAGCCAGAGAATTTGGATTTGAATTTTCCAAGAGAACACAATCGAGTATATTCATCAAGGAGAAATACACTTCGTCTAATGGCACAACTGAAAG GGAGTTCAAGATTCTCAATTTATTGGAATTCAATAGCAAAAGGAAGCGAATGACGGTAATTCTGAAGGATGAAGATGACCGTATTTTTCTTCTTTGCAAAGGAGCAGACAC GATTATATTTGATAGATTAGCAAAAAATGGAAGGTTGTATGAGCCAGATACAACCAAGCATCTCAATGAGTATGGTGAGGCAGGGTTGCGGACGTTAGCGCTATCCTACAGAATGCTCGAGGAATCAGAATATGCTTCTTGGAATGCTGAGTTTCTTCAAGCGAAGACATCTATAGGGCCTGATAGAGAATTGCAACTCGAGCGGGTCGCAGATTTGATTGAAAGGGAACTGATCCTTGTTGGCGCAACAGCAGTAGAGGACAAACTACAAACAGGG GTTCCTCAATGCATCGATCGTTTGGCACAAGCAGGTCTCAAAATCTGGGTTCTAACGGGCGATAAGATGGAAACTGCAATTAACATAGG ATATGCATGCAGTTTACTTAGGCAAGGCATGAAACGGATATCCTTGTCTACAACGGCTGGTGACCAAGTAGCCCAGGATGCACAAAAG GCGGCGAAGGAGAGTCTCATGTTGCAAATTGCCAATGGTTCACAAATGGTTAAGCTAGAGAAGGATCCCGACGCAGCATTTGCTCTAATTATTGATGGAAAAGCTCTGACATTTGCTTTGGAAGATGACATGAAGCATATGTTCTTGAATCTGGCAACAGAGTGTGCTTCTGTCATATGTTGCCGTGTGTCTCCAAGGCAAAAAGCATTG GTGACCCGGCTGGTTAAGGAAGGGCTTGGAAAAACCACTTTAGCAATAGGTGATGGTGCAAATGATGTGGGCATGATTCAAGAAGCTGATATTGGTGTTGGTATAAGTGGAGTCGAGGGCATGCAG GCTGTGATGGCAAGTGACTTTTCTATTTCCCAATTTCGGTTCCTCGAGCGACTCCTTGTTGTACATGGTCATTGGTGCTACAAGAGAATTGCACAAATG ATCTGCTACTTCTTTTACAAGAATATTACCTTTGGACTTACAATATTTTACTTTGAGGCATTTGCTGGATTTTCTGGGCAATCAGTTTATGATGATTGGTTTATGCTGCTTTTCAACGTTGTTCTTACCTCTCTACCTGTTATATCACTTGGAGTATTTGAGCAAGATGTTTCCGCTGAAATCTGCTTACAG TTCCCAGCATTATATCAGCAAGGACCAAATAACCTTTTCTTTGACTGGTACCGGATTTTAGGATGGATGGGGAATGGCCTTTACTCTTCTCTGGCAATATTCTTTCTCAACATCTGTATATTCTATGATCAAGCAATCCGTTCTGGGGGACAGACTGCCGACATGGCTTCAGTGGGAACCACCATGTTCTCCTGCATCATCTGGGCTGTGAACATACAGATTGCTCTGACAATGAGCCATTTCACTTGGATTCAACATGTGTTTGTGTGGGGCAGCATAGGGACTTGGTATGTCTTCATTATCGCATATGGGATGGCTTTGAAGTCCCGTGACAACTACCAGATTATGTTAGAAGTTCTGGGGCCAGCTCCCTTGTACTGGGCAGCGACACTTCTGGTGACGGCTGCTTGCAACATCCCCTACTTGATTCACATATCCTACCAGAGATCGTGCAATCCACTTGATCACCATGTGATTCAGGAGATCAAGTACCTACGGAAAGATGTCGAAGATGAAACAATGTGGAAGAGGGAGCGGTCTAAGGCCAGACAGAGGACCAAGATTGGTTTCACCGCAAGGGTGGACGCAAAGATTAAGCAGATCAAGGGGAGATTGCATAAGAAAAGCCCATCGTTAACCATCCATACTGTAGCCTAG